ggaataatattatttaaaagcaATAAATGAATTATCTCAACACAATGCGCGTTTTCTTCGGTCTTACGATTGCTGTCGTGCATATCAACGCGGAAATTATTTCCTATTCGAGCAATGGTCCTGGATTGAAAAGGAGCTTGATCTTATACGACGGGTCTTTCGATCACTGCAAGTCTCTGGACTGCCGTCATCGTCGCTGCGAGCCGACGGAACAAATATGCGTGTGCGATATTGGCTGGACTGGACAACTGTGTGATAAAACTTCTTCTGACCAGCCCGGAACCATCTCGTCGGATGTTAACCCTACAAGGCAGCAAGTTAAGGATAAGCCCGATCGCTCAAGGATTTCGGAACAATTAAATATGATTAACGCCCAGAAGAGACACCCTGCACATGAACCCGTAGTTCGACAACGTCCGCGTGAAAGGCTGTTTGTGGAAATATCGGATGGCGTCGGAAATTTCAATAAAGCCCTACCTGCATTTAAGCGTTATGACGCAAATTTTGTTCATAGTAACGCGTTTGATAAACCAAGTGAAAACACCTTTTGGGACAGTGCTACATCCATGACATACGATAGTATACCCAAAGGTTCAACTTGGGTTAATTTAGGATTAATTGGAAGTCCCCAATATGCCGCAAACTACCTGCTGAGTCACGACTTTCGGAATCCTGCGAACAGCGTAATCGTACATAAATACGACATAAACTCGTTTACAGCGACAGTCAGCCAAGACGCGTGTTCATCCAGTTACAAGCTGCGACCCGCGCGACGACCGGATGTGTCAGTTCGGATTTCGGTGCATGTATGGGTCATGTTCCAGCGACTACAGTTTGAAGCAGATCACTTTCCAGTGCAAATGCGATCCGGGGGCAATGGGcctgttttgtgaaaataaatgttgcctgaATTGCGGTCAGAACGGTCAATGCGACGTGAAGCCGGATGGAACTCAGTTCTGTTTCTGTCGCCGAGGCTACACCGGGGAAAAGTGTGAAATCTCTGTGTATTAAATATACTAAACAAATGAAAGTTGCTTGacaaacatcatcatcatcgtcgttgtcgtcatcatcatcatcatccacatcatcatcatcaccaccaccaccaccaccattatcatcatcatcatcatcatcatcatcatcatcatcatcatcatcatcatcatcatcatcatcatcatcatcatcatcatcatcatcatcaactcgTCATCACAGATATTAATATTGATTCTCTCTCCTTTCACAATATCAGTGTAAGTGAtgtcttaaataaataatgtacatgtttataatataatgcatataatatGCTATTGTTtctagtcttaattaggtacctTGTTCCCGTTTGAATgctaaaatatgttgtatttaggCAAATACAAGTTTATGCATGTGTACAACATGCTGCTTTATAAATGTTGTTTAGTGGCagtgaatttgaaataaaaaataaaaaagaagagAAAATGTTTATTATGGTGGCTTACGTGTTGGTGGGTTAACAGAGCGACAAGAAGACACGTTAGCATAACAAAGATAAGTGCCAACACGAAAATTATGAATTTGTCTTTAGTTCGCTCCCGAGTTAAAGCGACTGTTTCACCTGCCAAAACCACAGAACTACAAATCAGAAGCGACAACACCATAAGTTGATGCGCACAGACACGAAACGATAGCAAATAAGACATGACAATTAAGACACGTATCGTTATTTCGTGTTAGCAGGTTTGAATGACAGAACGCGAGAACGTCACTctaatacggaatccggataggccatatataatctcgcccttctttcatcatgGGCggcactagacacacgaagcgatacacgatatttttcgcgacagtcgcggcgacgcacgatattttattattcaaatatcgccctaattatccgaatctcgtgtatcgcggtctaatttcagaccgcgacaatAGACACATATTTGCGATACTCTAtaatttgcgcgacagtcgcggcgacgcacgatatttgtactgttcaaatatcacTGTAATAATATCGTCTGTCGACGTCCgagttttcaaaaaatcaggggaTACAAAAAGGAGATATGTttacgtcatcaagcatgtgcatcatgtcgtatatatatcttttgatataatattattttaattataatgtttatgtCTGATCAGCAATTAACATGTATATGATTGATATAGCAAGCAATTCGGTTCTTATACTTCAATCTGGCCACAAATaagtatttaatattacataaatattttatataaacgtttaTTTGATGATTGGAAAATAGCTTGGAATAACGATTTTGAATATAACACTGAGTTCCCAAGGTTGAGTTATTAGTTGTTCGATTCTACGGCTCCACGTGCATTACTagctttttttgtttaaatcatattagaCATGCACAAAAGTAACAGTGTTAACTTTAACTTTATATAAAagtcatttatattatatctggaaccctgttagccattataaatattataaaattgttgtttgcactgtatgCAGTTTTATGTATGcagataatttatttgataaagcattatgaaaggtatttaaaaggtaaaacaataccaGCAAAAAAAAACGTCTAATTAATGTATCAATAGACTGCACATTAATGTTGCTCGTCAATAATCTGGATAACCTATTaatgatgattacacatgtactgTGATAACTTATACCGCAAGTGACACACAACCTTAGCTTTCTCGTTTGGACTTTGTATTTGTCTGTTTGCATTTTCATTGAACACTTAAGTGTGTGctactttttaaaataagaaattttaCTCCAATCATCAAATTCGACGTCCGTTGAAAACATAActctttttaaaatgttatttctatTCCTCCTCATACGGCCGAACGTCACAATAAATTCTTGTAAAAAGAAGAACGAACCACGTTAACTTACCTTGAGCTGCACAGCCTAATAAGATCAGTAATAAAATAAATGACTGGTTAAAAGGCGCATGACAGTTAATTGCGGACCTAAATATACATCTTATGTCATGACGTCATAACGTTAAAAGGCGGATCAAATAAATTGCGCGACGAATCACAAAAGTGATCTTCTAAAAAAGTGAATAGTGAATTGGTACCtttaggtcataatatactaaacatgtatcctatataattcaatataaacgCGACAACTTatagcgaaaataaatgcaacattttgttcatAGAGACTcacataaccatacattttcttaaaagcCATTCTTTGCGGAAtcgatgttttcaatttaaaatgataCAGTATGTCATGTAAAAACCAAGAAAAAACGTGATACAAATCAAAACCGACTGTTTTGCACCTTTTcccggccgttttctagtggaatgtaacctttatTTCAGTGCAATTTGTAACTATAGTCTCTTACtctatcatatttcagggatttagtagtgaacacctaatCTTGCCCTACCACTATTACCAAAAGATAAAACAAGAACAATCGTTTAAAGTATAACACATGCCTTCGAGTAAACTAtggtgttttcttttaaaaagtaCAAACCTGCATGATACGATTATTGAGCATAAtgtaaacttaaaatatattcaaaaaggGAAGTAACTACTTTGTAGTTTGAAGAATTTTTTTAACTCTAGTTGTTTCTCTTATTAATAAATTtgtcaaacaataaattaaatgaacGTATAGAGAATGCCTTCTGAAATATGGTGTCAATGTGCTTAATATCGGCGAACTGGACCATGCTTCTGTATTCAAAATATCTATAATAAAAGAATGATTTTCCGAAAGTGGTTTTTGttcgtaatttggttttgaaagaTTGAAAAGCAAGTAAAGGACACAGGAACAACAACTAACATGGAAACCCGACCACCTTACTCAAAATCTGCCCGTTTGGAAAATGATAACGACCATAACCATAGTGCAGTTCCTTTGGTGAATGTTTATTATGTTCGCCACCACTATACAAATggcggacatattgtttttgccctgtctgttggtttgtgtgtttatttgtttgtttgcccaaacAAATGTCAatgacatttgcaataacttttgcaatattgaagatagcaacttgatattaggcatgcatacgtatctcatagagcttcacattttcagtggtgaaaggtcaaggtcatcctttaaggtcaaaggtcaaatatataacttcaaagcggcgcaaaagttgacatagtgtttctgacaaacacatatcttgtttaatatCAGGAAAGAGTGGATAAGCCTTTTCAGTACAAATGAACGCAAGCACATACTCTCACACACACATATGTTGTATACTAAAGAATAATTCTGTTTTgcttcaaaaatgtattttttttaatgttcatctCGCACTTAAAACTTCTTAGATGTAGAAAGTCTATACATCAATTTTGATACAAACGCAATTGAATACAgctacaatttattatttttacagaTACACTATATTGCACCTGTTAATTGCTGCTAGATGTAAATGATACATAAGTTTACAGTTAACAATACGTTGTTTCAATGGAGCGTATTACCCTATATGCATTATGCACCATCAAAAAACTGTCTGaattaagtttcatgataatgCTTTAATGTGAGGCCCTTGCATGTTCCCTTAGTGACAAACAaccataactttttgaatatgttttattttgatgctCTTAAGGGTGAGATCTTGCCATGTTTCTCAAATGACAACCTTTACTTTCTAGTGCTTTTTTTCTTGGGTGAGGGGGGCAGGTCCATTTGGTTTGGGGAAAAATGCGTCATTTAGACAAATTCAGAAATATTGAGATGTTAGCATGTTCCACATGTGACAATATTCACTGTCTGATTGGAACgttatgtttgtatgtatttgaGGATGAGGTGTTGGCGTGCTCCACAAGTGAACTACCTGGAAGAACATCTAGAAAGCGACTGAAGATAGATGGCAGAGACATCCTCATCATTAAATACGGAGTCAATTACTATGCGATGGACTCTGTATGCTACCGTAAGGGATAAACTTTgctaatattataattatataattcatAACTGATACAGATGCCGTTTTATAATGGGTGTGTGTATGACTTATGATCGTATAGCTTTATAAATATCTTAATCATTTTTACAAGCCCATTATAAACAACTGCAAGTAATACTTATAAATAAACAGTTTAAGAAGATATATATAATACgctattgttatatatatatatatacgctattttatcacatgccacaccctgtttcccatgtaatataatcattacaacttttttttaccttacacatgtgtaatatactagttctttttaagcgttttcatttgcttattttcgtttgattgaccaatcgtattttgttattttgctaaaattacgttgcaacgtcacgaaatgtaaacaacatttgagatttatcattatgtttgcgtaaatattaatttaatttgctcatttaaaagcatgtgataaaaaagatctgacactcgttgttatttcataccatattttatcaaactcgtccaggaaattcgttagtaagctcgccaaaggctcgcttactaacaaatttcctgaactcgtttaataaaatttggtatgatatgacaactcgtgccagatcataTCTATATATAAACGTTGTCTTCTTATTGTGAATTCACAACCATTACAGATGCAGGGGGTCCTCTTTATGATGGTGACATTGAGGTATATAAAAGATTTATTGAAAAAAGATTTAGGTTAACTGACATGGGCAAAATCGATTGTTAAatttatatagcaatataagtaTGACATTTTGTCTTTCTTTAAGTACTCATTTTGTTctgttttcaaacttttacacaTGTAAGAACTAATGAGTTATAAATTTCAATGCCATTTAGAATATGTGTACAACATTGCAATAACAGACAGTTGATTTATTTAACAGGAACTGGGTGGAAGATTGTGTCTTGTATGTCCTTGGCACAAATACAAAGTGTGTGTCGACACTGGTCAAAATTATTACCAggtaaattataaaaatgaattcGCAATGTTAGATGGTTTTGATTGATTATCAATTTGAACTCAATCGCGATCAGAGAAAAGATCATGATTGTCTTTGCTGCTTTTTAAAGGGGTTTCCTTAATAACATTTCATAAATACTTCCGTCATGAAGTCAATATAATAGTCATTCCATTTTTTAGTTTGATATCATTGGTAAACCGTTAAATGTACTACATATACTTGGATCCAGGAAAGTAGTTAAATTATAGCActgaaatcaaaatgtttaatgttttaatttgtacgagttaaaataattgaaatttcGGCATTTTTCTATGAAGCACACTAATGCAGGTGTGCaaggtgtcgtccaagattaacaTATGCATTCCGCAcaatcttatcagggacgacacttttcgcttatatGGTATATTTTGGTagtggaaagtgtcgaccctgataagactgtgcggactgcaccgcctaatctgagacaacactttatgatttgaattaagccacgttttctcagagcgcagcTTAAATGTTACTTATTACAGTCGGTTGATCCGTTCCATCCCAAGACCAGTGTGAAATGGACAGCAGGGAGTCAGCGGCAGAGGACGCATGCAGTGCGCGTACACGAGGGCAATATCTACCTAAAACTGACCGACAGGGATGGCACCTTAGATTCGGATAAATACAATACGGAAAAGCAGGATAACTTATGACTACTCTTTTGTTATTAAATCAAAatttgaaactgtttttctaATTTGtgttacttaataaataaataaaaaatgtttgtatgcTTTTCGGGCTTTATTCCGTTTTATATGTTATTAAGTAGCTAAACCAATGatctataaatatttttgtatagaTCTTTGTTTAAACACAAGGCACACGATTGATTGCATTTATATAAAGAGCCGAACAGACACGATTATCATATGTGGATCTACGGCGGCTTTAATCTTATTCATCATCTACATTTTTATTAATCATTTGATGTCAAATTGAATCGTTAAAATACTATTGATATAAACGTTAAACGTGCATACTGATGGAAAAAGGTTTCTCAGTTTTTGCAAAAAACAATGATTTATAAACTAAATAGACAAATTGATGAGTGACGTAACGCACACCTGGAAATAACGTTCCAAATCACCAGTCAAAGCGACACATAAATCAATGAtgtcaattgaaaaaaatatgtcatgTATTAGAAGACAATCAAGTTTTTAAATATTAGATATAGCTTCCACGCTTCTACCAAGAGGAGCATTTTGTTGTTTGATGTAATACTGTTGAGCTTTTAGCAGTTCACTTGGGCATTAAATTTATGCGTTTGATAGTCGTATGTGGTGGGTGGCTCTCGAGTTTCCGTTGTCGCATGTCTCGTGACCATGAagtgtttcttcttttttttacaataaacgaCATCTCCTAAACCActttgcaaattttcttttaaCTTCTCAGGGATGGTCCTTGGGTGATCTTCTCTCAAAGTTAAAGAAATTCTACCGGTCCGCTGCATGTTCATATACCCCGAGGTAAAACAGATTGCAAACATGTACAAGTACACACAACTTATCCTTAAACTACAAGGTAGAGAGGTGTAACATTTGTCATGCACTATCATGTCGTCCAATATTAAGTGCGTTAAAAAGTCAAAGTTTTCTCGCCTAGGGTGTAACTTATgttcaatatattaaacaatcaAAAACAATCCTCTTCTCTGCAACCGCAATGTTCGGATTTGTTTAAATATTCCCTTGTGATAAATATTGGCGACGCCTTTGGGTAAATTTCTTTACTGATATGATTACAGtgaacactttacaaacatattttcttctttttcattCTCAGAGCCCAGATATTTcatatagagaaaccttgtcaatactctagaagtcacaatttttgcccaatcatcatgaaagttggtcgtcaaaacattggttttattgatatctcggacgagttcgaaaatggtccagatcggtgaaaagacatggccgccagtgggcggggcatatttctcaatatgtatataatgaaaatatgtgaacactttagaagtcacatttttggcccaattttcatgaaatttggtcagaacatttgttttcttgatatgagagtagagttcgaaaatggttctggtcagttgaataacatggctgccgggggggggggggggggcagttttccttatttggctacagagaaaccttgtaaacactctagaagtcacaatttttgcccaatcatcataaaagctggtcaaaacattggttttattgacatctcggacgagttcgaaaatggtccagatcggtgaaaaaacatggccgccagtggacggggcatttttctctatatgtatatagtgaaaacatgtcaacactctagaagtcacatttttggcgcaattttcatgcaatttggtcagaacatttgtttccttgatatgagagttgagttgttggaaaatggttccagtcagttcaataacatggcCGGCCGGGGGGGGGGatggttaggggggggggggggggggggggcagttttccttttttggctatagagaaaccttgtaaacactctagaagtcacaatttttgcccaatcatcatgaaagttggtcgtcaaaacattggttttattgatatctcggacgagttcgaaaatggtccaaaacggtgaaaaaacatggccgccagtgggcggggcatttttttctatatgtatatagtgaaaacatgtgaacactctagaagtcacatttttggcgcaattttcatgaaatttggtcagaacatttgtttccttgatatgagagttgagttcgaaaatggggtTCCGGTTAGTTCAataacattgctgccaggggggggggggcagttttccttatttggctatagagaaaccttgtcaacactctagaagtcacaatttttgcccaatcatcataaaagttggtcaaaacattggttttattgacatctcggacgagttcgaaaatggtccagatcggtgaaaaaacatggccgccagtggacggggcatttttctctatatgtatatagtgaaaacatgtcaacactctagaagtcacatttttggcgcaattttcatgaaatttggtcagaacatttgtttccttgatatgagagttgagttcgaaaatggggtTCCGGTTAGTTCAataacattgctgccagggggggggggcagttttccttattcggctatagagaaaccttgtaaacactctagaagtcacaatgtctGTGATAATTGGCATTTAAGAACTTCATCATGTATGTTTTAGTTAACGAAAGAGGGTAACACAATATCGCAATCGTTTTCTGTCCTTTGAAGCGTGTGGCCTGGTACTCATTACCTCTATTATGGTACACATTTTAAGCTAAACGGATCCGAAACACCAATTACAAAATTTCATTTGCTGCTTGAAACATTTTTAATTACATAAACTTATTTATataaggtcgcggtggtgtagtggatgaggtgtccgcctagcgtttgggagttcgtgggttcgctccctactcggggagcaatctcattatctcctccacagccaccaagtactggctcttcccaggaaacggactcgacaatgtccacatctgcctataataggccttcctgtaatagtcagcaattgactgtaggaagtacgaagtagaagatTACATATAtacaaactaaacaaaacataGAACATAGTGACCCTGACGTGATTCGGACACGCAGGCTTCTGATACGGAGTCAGACGCGGTATTGTTGAGCCACATGTCGACATATGTTTTAGTTGTTATATAACAGCTGTAAAATAATTGACAGACATCGTTTTGTCGCTTCTTCTTGTTAAGGTATGGTTACTTTACAGCATACTTTCTCCATATATGTTCGCCAAATGCGCAtacaattttacaaatagttTGTCATAAGAAACGATTgcaattttgatgcaaatgtaCCATTTTTCCACTATGAATgtacactttaccccccccccccccccccaaaaaaaaacaacaaaacaacattgtTCATAATCATACACTTAAAATACTGgaaatgtatgtatacattaCAAATTCGGTAATTCAGAAAAAATAactataacaataatataaatgagTAAAAAGTATCATTACTCATTAATGACTAGTTATGGAGATTAATTAGCATTTAGTTTAGGTCAATAGTGGAACAGCAATTGGTGCTTGTACGTTTAAGGTTTACCGAGCCTCAGTAAGTGTActcaaaaaaaaattcagacgGGCAATTACTGTGACATTATTCATGCTGATAAGTTATGACTCACTTGCACTAATCGTCTAATTATAGATATCTATTATAAGATGACATGCCAAATTAATACATCATAGTACTTTTCATCAACAACGTATGATCATCCCATTGGACGGACTGGTCGTTGGGTGGGTGGAGGAATGAGAGACAACAATACGGAGATCCACGGCAAGTAATGTTTGTTGTGAGCTGCTTGGAGCTCAACTATGGAGATGGAATTCTTTTACATTGTACATCCAGCTTTTCTGCATCCGGCCGCGATGGCGACACCATTGCGTGACCTGGAGCCCAGTCTTGCAGGGATTCGTGCCTGGTAACTTGTCCAATCTAAGCCAGCCTTCGTCTTTGATGGTCGCACAGAGCGGTTCTTGTGGACTAGCAAGTAGTGTTGTTTTGCCAGGACTGATTTGTTGGTTTTGTGCTCTTTGCAGGAATGCGTTGCAGTCGCCGTCTTAACTTGCGTTGATATGCCTGTATCCTATGTTCAGTGTCCGCGTGCAGCGTCAAGATCTTACAGCCGTAGGACATACACTACGAGCCACTGTTTGGTGGGGATGCTAATGGACCTGCTTTTCCATtacagcggtactggtaccatttttGGAGAGATTTGCTCACAAGTatttgaagctggtcacttcttccaGCTTCTCACCGTTCATGGTGTTGTTTGCACTTGTGTTGTTCTTGATGCTCAGTTGACCCTGATCTTCGATTTCTCTGCCCTTACCTTACTGCCGTATGCTCCTGGTCtttaattatttatatgtgtGTGGTCTTCTAGCTAACTGCTGGAGTTACCCATGGGGTCAATGTCAAGAGCGGATCTAAGGTAAGAGATGGCTTTTCTATCGGCGAAGACGGAATTGTGGTGGTCTTAGATGGCTTCCTGCATAATAATAACAAAAGGATGTTTAACAAAACGGACAAGATCCGATATCTATGACGGACGCCCAATGCTGTCCTGAAAAGTACCCCACTTGTCCATTCAGGTGTAATGCGATGCTGGCGTATTAGGAAAGTTCTTGGATGAATTGCTGTGAAGCATCACAGAACCTGCAATTATACATCATGTCACACGCGGTCAGAATCTGCCTTACGGTTGATGAAGTTTTGGAAGTGCTAACGTTGATATTAAAGGTGTTTCTCAAAGATGACTGCGGTTATTTTTTCCCACCGTTTTCTGAATCCAGCCTGCTTTTCCGCCATCATTTCCTTTGCCTTACTTTTCTGTCAGGCGTGGATGGTGCAAagcatgactttgctgggatgGCTGATGAGGCTGAGGGTTCTGTTATTTGACGGTACAGTTTGACGTTGCCATTTTACTGTAGGGGAACAACCAGTTACAGATGCCACTAGGATGGCCACTTTATCCCCTCCAAGATCTCATGGCATAGTTACATCGTTGCTGCAGGTGTTGCCTCTCATCCGGGCTTAACCAACTTGGCAGGGACGCTATATGTGCTTGTTATAATCATGTTTTACGTATATATCGAGTTCTACAGATTACAAGGAATAATGAAGAGAAGCAATGAACGCAAGGGTGACGTGTTTCCCCAAACCGGTACTATAATCCGACCTTAGTACTTAACGGTTCAGCAATGTATtgtagttgtttttgtttttcaaataaaaagcTGCTACTCTTGGTGTGCCATTACGATTCACAAAACCGTTTCAATGCGACAATGTCCGGAATCTTTTTAAGGAAATTAACCGTTTcctcatttattttaataaaaggtTTGCCCCGGGTGAGCATCGAACTCACGACCTTCAGATTATGAGACTGACGCGATACCTACTAAGCTACCGAGGCACGTTTGTCAAAAACGTACGTTGCTTTAatcgttttaattttcttttgacAAGTTCTCAACAGGGCCATCTTAAGACTTTACAACGGACATGATT
This sequence is a window from Dreissena polymorpha isolate Duluth1 chromosome 16, UMN_Dpol_1.0, whole genome shotgun sequence. Protein-coding genes within it:
- the LOC127862232 gene encoding Rieske domain-containing protein-like; translation: METRPPYSKSARLENDNDHNHSAVPLDEVLACSTSELPGRTSRKRLKIDGRDILIIKYGVNYYAMDSVCYHAGGPLYDGDIEELGGRLCLVCPWHKYKVCVDTGQNYYQSVDPFHPKTSVKWTAGSQRQRTHAVRVHEGNIYLKLTDRDGTLDSDKYNTEKQDNL